The Dyadobacter sandarakinus DNA window GAAAGATAGCTTCTATATTTTCCAATATACATTCCATACTTGTTGGTTAATGTCGAACTGTTAAATTAGCTAATTTTCACCGGCTAGTCCTTTTTAAAGCGAAATGAAGATATCAAATGATTCCGGTCTTCCTTTTATAAATTGCCACTTATGAAAAAAACAGGTATAACTTCCCTTTCTTTCATTCATTAGCAAAATGCATATGTTTAAAATGCTGATTGCCTCTTAAACCCAATCTGCTAGGAAGATTTAATGAATTCAAGAGACAAACTTCGCTTTCACTTTTGGTGTAGAAATCAGTTGGTTGAAATATGGAGCGGCGGTGAGAATACATATTTCAGATGTTAATCTCAGTTAGAATCAATGCGTTTGGAGGACCGGAACAACTGATTATCCAACAAGCCGAAATCTCTGAATCTGGCGCTTAAATTGGAAGGCTTGGCCGAATCATTGCAATTGGCCACGATGCAAATGACCTGAAAGTTGGCTAGTGAATTGCGTGAATAAATACAGCACGCTCGTATGGCCATCTGCGTTACCCTATAATGGCCTGTCAGGTAATTTTTAATAGATGGTAAAACGCCTCCACGCTAAGGCACTTATGGCATACAAAGCGGAAAAGCTAACACTTCTGCTCTTTCTACTGATACCGTGAACATCGTGTTCCTGCGATACAAACTCAAAGTGTTTGGAACGATGCGCAGTGTGAAAATTTGCCGGCATTTAGCTTGTCCAAAAAACTGTTAGCAGATATTGCTAAAATCCGGGATCTAAGTCATACATTAGATTACACTCACAAACGCTTTATGGACGAAAAATCAAAGTTTCCTGACCTCACAGATGCGGAGCGAAAGGCATTGGAAGAACTTATGCCCGATGAAATGGGCGAGATCATCACATCTGGTATCAAACGCCGGCACTTTCTCCAACTCATCTCCATGACGGGGACCGGTTTGTTGGCCGCAAATTTGTTGGGTGTTGAACAGTTGATGGCCCGGAGTGCCCCGATCGAACATCAGGTGCCTATATTGATCGAGAACGGGGTCGACATTTCGTTTAAAGTCAATGGGAGTGCACAGAAGCTGATGGTTGATGCCAGAATGACTTTGCTTGATACCCTCCGGGAGCGGCTTGATCTTACCGGTTCAAAGAAAGGCTGCGATCATGGACAATGCGGCGCATGTACCGTGCTGGTGGATGGCAGACGTGTACTATCCTGTCTTACGCTCGCCGCAACATGTGAGGACAAAGAGGTCACTACGATCGAGGGATTGGCATCCGGCAATGAACTGCACCCTATGCAAACCTCCTTCATCAAACACGATGGATTTCAATGCGGCTACTGCACCCCCGGACAAATTTGCTCAGCGGTTGCTTTAATGGATGAGGCAAAAAGAGGAGAGGCCAGTTATGTGACCGGCAATATCCGGAAAAAGAGCAAGTCTGTCGACCTCTCCGATGAAGAGATCCGTGAACGCATGTCGGGAAATATCTGTCGCTGCGGCGCCTATCCCAACATTGTCGATGCCATCCGGGAAGTGCACGGCGATAAAGCGGTGGCGCAGGTCTGGCAGTTTGCCGACGGGACATTGTAACATGTTCCCAGTTATTACCTACCCATTTCTAACAACTCCATTAATCAATAAGCAGAGCGTCCTATGAGACCATTTAAATATTCAAATGCATCT harbors:
- a CDS encoding 2Fe-2S iron-sulfur cluster-binding protein, giving the protein MDEKSKFPDLTDAERKALEELMPDEMGEIITSGIKRRHFLQLISMTGTGLLAANLLGVEQLMARSAPIEHQVPILIENGVDISFKVNGSAQKLMVDARMTLLDTLRERLDLTGSKKGCDHGQCGACTVLVDGRRVLSCLTLAATCEDKEVTTIEGLASGNELHPMQTSFIKHDGFQCGYCTPGQICSAVALMDEAKRGEASYVTGNIRKKSKSVDLSDEEIRERMSGNICRCGAYPNIVDAIREVHGDKAVAQVWQFADGTL